In a genomic window of Arthrobacter woluwensis:
- a CDS encoding putative acetyltransferase — protein sequence MSFSTLRGVPLLLSAPLGTRVVVRFRLDDGALSDALGELTARDGAAVVSPRVVITGRTGEISIPLDRVTLAKPVPAPPARRAPRF from the coding sequence GTGTCGTTCTCCACCCTTCGCGGCGTTCCCCTGCTGCTCAGCGCCCCCTTGGGCACCCGGGTGGTCGTGCGTTTCCGGCTCGACGACGGCGCCCTCAGCGACGCTCTTGGCGAGCTGACCGCGCGGGACGGCGCCGCCGTCGTGAGTCCGCGGGTCGTCATCACGGGCAGGACCGGCGAGATCAGCATCCCGCTGGACCGCGTGACCCTGGCCAAGCCCGTCCCAGCGCCGCCGGCGCGCCGTGCGCCGCGATTCTGA
- a CDS encoding DUF3592 domain-containing protein: protein MSTVQIIAWSIWGAFVVLMVVVSVVQMFALRRRERGMREWPHVQAVVVGHKLGPGVGDGTDGRVRYFPIYQYQGPEGRVLQGRGLRGGPTPYPLGSALEICVNPQKPSESYVIEKTSKAMLGCTMVFAGVFLIGSFFFLRILLG from the coding sequence TCATCGCCTGGAGCATCTGGGGAGCCTTCGTCGTCCTGATGGTGGTCGTCTCCGTGGTCCAGATGTTCGCTTTACGACGGCGGGAGCGCGGCATGCGCGAGTGGCCGCACGTGCAGGCCGTGGTGGTCGGCCACAAGCTGGGTCCCGGAGTCGGCGATGGCACGGACGGCCGGGTGCGGTACTTCCCGATCTACCAGTACCAGGGCCCCGAAGGCCGGGTGCTCCAGGGGCGTGGCCTGCGGGGCGGACCGACGCCGTACCCGTTGGGCAGCGCCCTCGAGATCTGCGTCAACCCGCAGAAACCCAGTGAGTCCTATGTGATCGAGAAGACGAGCAAGGCCATGCTCGGCTGCACCATGGTGTTCGCCGGGGTCTTCCTGATCGGATCGTTCTTCTTCCTCAGGATCCTGTTGGGCTGA